One genomic segment of Actinoplanes ianthinogenes includes these proteins:
- a CDS encoding TetR/AcrR family transcriptional regulator, whose translation MRADAERNRAKVIETAMQAFATEGLTVSIAEIGRRAGVGTGTVSRHFPTKESLYAAIVLAKVEEIVAKAHTTMATEPPGTAFYTFFAYLAGQATANRGLAEALTGAGFNVEAAAAATPGHDLEGAEHQLLTAAQAAGTVRPDVTQADLKALLTACIAAPDQSRMLTIVTAGLRPAPAA comes from the coding sequence ATGCGAGCCGACGCCGAGCGCAACCGCGCCAAGGTCATCGAGACCGCCATGCAGGCCTTCGCCACCGAGGGCCTCACCGTCTCGATCGCCGAGATCGGTCGCCGGGCCGGCGTCGGAACCGGCACGGTCAGCCGCCACTTCCCGACCAAGGAGTCCCTTTACGCCGCGATAGTCCTGGCCAAGGTCGAAGAGATCGTCGCCAAGGCCCACACCACCATGGCCACCGAACCACCGGGGACCGCCTTCTACACGTTCTTCGCCTACCTGGCCGGCCAGGCCACCGCCAACCGAGGCCTGGCCGAGGCGCTGACCGGCGCGGGCTTCAACGTCGAGGCCGCGGCCGCCGCCACCCCCGGCCACGACCTGGAAGGCGCCGAACACCAGCTGTTGACCGCCGCCCAGGCCGCCGGCACCGTCCGCCCCGACGTGACCCAAGCCGACCTCAAGGCTCTCCTGACCGCCTGCATAGCCGCCCCGGACCAGAGCCGGATGCTCACCATCGTCACCGCCGGCCTTCGACCGGCCCCCGCCGCGTAG
- a CDS encoding oxidoreductase — MTGGNSGIGRETARELAAHGATVVIAGRDRERADAVAGELGGRAEALHLDLGSLRSVRRAAGEFRSRFERLDLLINNAGVMIPPYGRTEDGFELQLGVNHLGHFALTGLLLDLVLGTAGARVVTVSSNGHRGGVIGFDDLQSERDYRRMRAYRQSKLANLLFAFELQRRYPGVVSVAAHPGAARTGLMRTSPWLFRFVASRRTKWLFSWLIQSEGDGAQPVLRAATDPGVRGGEYFGPDGWGEFTGRATRVAAAEEAYEPISSRRLWIESERLTGVTYPVGAGMLADGP; from the coding sequence GTGACCGGGGGGAATTCCGGGATCGGGCGGGAGACGGCTCGGGAGCTGGCCGCGCATGGGGCCACGGTGGTGATCGCGGGGCGGGACCGGGAGCGTGCCGACGCGGTCGCCGGTGAGCTGGGTGGGCGGGCTGAGGCCCTGCACCTCGATCTCGGGTCGCTGAGATCGGTGCGGCGGGCGGCCGGCGAGTTCCGGAGCCGGTTCGAGCGGCTGGACCTGCTGATCAACAACGCGGGCGTGATGATTCCGCCGTATGGGCGTACCGAAGACGGGTTTGAATTGCAGTTGGGGGTCAATCATCTGGGGCATTTCGCGCTGACCGGGTTGTTGCTGGATCTGGTGCTGGGGACGGCGGGGGCCCGGGTGGTGACCGTGAGCAGCAATGGGCACAGGGGCGGGGTGATCGGGTTCGACGATCTGCAATCGGAGCGGGATTACCGGCGGATGCGGGCCTATCGGCAGTCGAAGCTGGCGAATCTGCTGTTCGCCTTCGAGTTGCAGCGGCGGTATCCCGGGGTGGTGAGTGTGGCCGCGCATCCGGGGGCGGCTCGGACCGGGCTGATGCGGACCAGCCCCTGGTTGTTCCGGTTCGTGGCCTCCCGGCGTACGAAATGGTTGTTCTCGTGGTTGATCCAGAGTGAAGGGGACGGGGCGCAACCGGTGTTGCGGGCCGCGACCGACCCGGGGGTCCGGGGTGGGGAGTATTTCGGGCCGGACGGGTGGGGCGAGTTCACCGGGCGGGCGACGCGGGTGGCCGCGGCCGAGGAGGCGTACGAGCCAATTTCGAGTCGGCGGCTCTGGATCGAGTCGGAGCGGCTAACCGGTGTGACCTACCCGGTGGGCGCCGGTATGCTGGCGGACGGGCCGTGA
- a CDS encoding glycine hydroxymethyltransferase codes for MSELNAESIAFRSALEVVRSVEPRIADAIAKELTDQRESLKLIASENYASPAVLLAMGNWLSDKYAEGTIGRRFYAGCQNVDTVESVAVEHAKALFGAPYAYVQPHSGIDANLVAYWAILADRVEVPYLKKFEKRQINDLTDAEWAELRQAFGNQRLLGMSLDAGGHLTHGFRPNISGKMFDQRSYGVDPATGQIDYAALLETAKEFKPAVIVGGYSAYPRKVNFAKMREIADAVGATFMVDMAHFAGLVAGGVFTGDYNPIEHAHIVTTTTHKSLRGPRGGAVFCQPELSSQVDRGCPMVLGGPLPHVMAAKAIAFAEARRPEFASYAQQIVTNSQALAEGLLKRGVQLVSGGTDNHLVLIDVHPFGLTGRQAEQALLDSGIVTNRNAIPSDPNGAWYTSGIRVGTPALTSRGLGVAEMDQIAELIHTVLAGTTPDATSKAKFTLDPALSEGIAKQASDLLAPFPLYPSVSLG; via the coding sequence ATGTCTGAGTTGAATGCCGAGTCGATCGCTTTCCGTTCTGCCCTTGAGGTGGTCCGGTCTGTCGAGCCGCGTATCGCGGACGCGATCGCCAAGGAGCTGACCGATCAGCGCGAGTCGCTGAAGCTGATCGCGAGCGAGAACTACGCTTCCCCGGCCGTCCTGCTCGCCATGGGCAACTGGCTGTCTGACAAGTACGCCGAGGGCACCATCGGGCGGCGGTTCTACGCCGGCTGCCAGAACGTGGACACCGTCGAGTCGGTTGCCGTGGAGCATGCCAAGGCGTTGTTCGGCGCGCCGTACGCGTACGTTCAGCCGCACTCCGGCATCGACGCGAACCTGGTCGCCTACTGGGCCATCCTGGCCGACCGGGTCGAGGTGCCGTATCTCAAGAAGTTCGAGAAGCGGCAGATCAACGACCTGACCGACGCCGAGTGGGCCGAGCTGCGCCAGGCCTTCGGCAACCAGCGGCTGCTGGGCATGTCGCTGGACGCCGGTGGTCACCTCACCCACGGGTTCCGGCCGAACATCTCCGGCAAGATGTTCGACCAGCGCTCGTACGGGGTGGACCCGGCGACCGGCCAGATCGACTACGCCGCGCTGCTGGAGACCGCGAAGGAGTTCAAGCCGGCGGTGATCGTCGGTGGGTACTCGGCGTATCCGCGGAAGGTGAACTTCGCCAAGATGCGGGAGATCGCCGACGCCGTGGGCGCGACCTTCATGGTCGACATGGCGCACTTCGCCGGTCTGGTCGCCGGTGGCGTGTTCACCGGGGACTACAACCCGATCGAGCACGCGCACATCGTCACCACCACCACGCACAAGAGCCTGCGCGGCCCGCGCGGTGGCGCCGTGTTCTGCCAGCCGGAGCTGTCGTCGCAGGTCGACCGCGGCTGCCCGATGGTGCTCGGCGGCCCGCTGCCGCACGTGATGGCCGCCAAGGCGATCGCGTTCGCCGAGGCGCGCCGGCCGGAGTTCGCGAGTTACGCCCAGCAGATCGTCACGAACAGCCAGGCGCTCGCCGAGGGCCTGCTCAAGCGTGGCGTGCAGCTGGTCTCCGGCGGCACCGACAACCACCTGGTGCTGATCGACGTGCACCCGTTCGGGCTGACCGGCCGGCAGGCGGAGCAGGCCCTGCTGGACAGCGGCATCGTCACCAACCGCAACGCCATCCCGTCCGACCCGAACGGCGCCTGGTACACCTCCGGCATCCGGGTCGGCACCCCGGCGCTGACCAGCCGCGGTCTGGGCGTCGCCGAGATGGACCAGATCGCCGAGCTGATCCACACCGTGCTGGCCGGCACCACGCCGGACGCCACCTCGAAGGCGAAGTTCACGCTGGACCCGGCGCTCTCCGAGGGCATCGCGAAGCAGGCGTCCGACCTGCTGGCGCCGTTCCCGCTCTACCCCTCGGTCAGCCTCGGCTGA